The Thermodesulfobacteriota bacterium region TCTTTTCCTACTATTACTTTTCCAATTTCAGGAATCTCTATATTTTCTCCCTCAAGGTATAATTCAACTGCTTCTTTTAAATTATTTATGGCTTGGTCAATCGTCTCGCCAAATGATGATACGTCAACATTCAGACATTGAGACACATAATATTTCCCTTCCTGCCAAACTATATAATTTATTTCTTTAATCATTTTCGCTCTCTAATGTATCTAGTTTTAAAGAATATAGCACAAACAATTGTATGTTTATATATGTTCACTTAAGATTCCCTTAAACCGTATGCGGGTCGTACTGAAGAGGGCAGCCTTCGCATACCGGGCTTTTTTTGCAGTGCTCCTTTGCCAGCTTTACCAGTAGGGCATGATATTCGTTGAATAACTGGCTGTCCTCCGGAAGGGAGTCCATGAAAAGCTCCTGGATTTCATCATAGCCCGCCTCCTCCGGAATCAGGGCATGCCTGGATAGAATCCTATAGGTATAAGCATCGACGACAAATATAGGTTTTTTAGCCGCATAGAGCAGAATACTATCCGCCGTCTCCGGGCCGACGCCTTTTATTTTGAGTAGTTTATCCCTCAATTTATGGCCAT contains the following coding sequences:
- a CDS encoding type II toxin-antitoxin system HicB family antitoxin; the protein is MIKEINYIVWQEGKYYVSQCLNVDVSSFGETIDQAINNLKEAVELYLEGENIEIPEIGKVIVGKEKVSA